A stretch of Novipirellula artificiosorum DNA encodes these proteins:
- a CDS encoding SEFIR domain-containing protein, which yields MSENQSLIRKVFVSYAHTNEDHVEWVIDLATSLQADGIEVVLDQWDLREGQDANVFMEQMVTDESIDRILMVSDANYAAKADKREGGVGTESQIISAELYKQVGQTKFVAILRERDKDDQACLPVFYGSRIYIDMCDEESFSRNYERLVRHIFDKPLNVKPPLGKAPAFIISNGLSSVICIRSSRRFCDVLITGRGNPAAAFDQFAKDLVVDLEAHRMSLDRDAEESWPDDVLDSIEKMRPIRDALIDVVAITGSSVYESWLLPAIVALLEKTANFAKILTKPNAGIRAISQDNFRFFAQEAFLSVIGILICKRRYDLVNRLFCADYFIRDRHDEESINTERYDVFHDPAITLEEMCNQKLESKWISFTGNLIFKRATHPELPALQLIQADAISLLHGMQHHGQWPPTVSIHGRYHQRLPLFDSVVTTGNVGGLGEILGIDSVRGILDLLESDEMRHFYSGGRYWRTCYSDGSIFALEDLRSYR from the coding sequence ATGAGCGAGAATCAATCTTTGATACGGAAAGTATTTGTATCCTATGCACACACAAACGAAGACCATGTCGAATGGGTAATCGATCTAGCGACATCACTTCAGGCGGATGGTATCGAAGTCGTGCTTGACCAATGGGACTTGCGTGAGGGACAAGATGCCAATGTTTTCATGGAGCAGATGGTCACCGACGAGTCGATTGACCGAATCTTGATGGTCTCCGACGCCAACTATGCCGCGAAAGCGGACAAACGGGAGGGCGGAGTTGGAACTGAATCACAGATCATTTCTGCGGAATTATACAAGCAGGTTGGACAAACGAAGTTCGTCGCAATTCTCAGGGAGCGTGATAAAGACGACCAAGCTTGCTTGCCAGTGTTCTACGGAAGTCGAATCTACATTGACATGTGTGATGAAGAATCATTTAGCCGGAACTACGAGCGACTAGTCCGGCACATTTTCGACAAGCCTCTGAACGTCAAACCGCCACTTGGCAAGGCGCCAGCGTTTATAATTAGCAATGGGTTATCCTCAGTTATTTGCATCCGTTCAAGTCGACGATTTTGCGACGTATTGATTACGGGACGCGGTAACCCCGCGGCGGCATTCGATCAATTCGCAAAGGATTTGGTCGTTGATTTGGAGGCGCATCGAATGAGTCTCGATCGAGATGCCGAGGAATCGTGGCCGGATGACGTGCTTGATTCGATCGAAAAGATGCGGCCAATCCGAGATGCACTAATTGACGTGGTCGCCATTACGGGTAGTAGTGTCTACGAGTCATGGCTCTTGCCCGCAATCGTCGCTCTTCTTGAGAAAACAGCCAATTTTGCGAAGATCCTTACAAAGCCCAATGCCGGTATTCGAGCTATCTCACAGGATAACTTTCGGTTTTTTGCACAGGAAGCCTTTCTTTCGGTAATTGGAATTCTCATTTGCAAACGCCGATATGATTTGGTGAATCGACTTTTTTGTGCCGACTATTTTATTCGTGACCGTCACGACGAGGAATCGATCAACACAGAACGGTATGACGTTTTTCACGATCCGGCAATCACACTTGAGGAGATGTGCAATCAGAAACTAGAATCCAAGTGGATTTCGTTTACTGGCAACCTGATTTTCAAGCGTGCCACGCACCCGGAACTGCCAGCATTGCAACTCATTCAGGCCGATGCGATATCGCTGCTACACGGCATGCAGCACCACGGCCAATGGCCGCCAACAGTATCGATCCACGGAAGGTACCATCAGCGACTTCCCCTTTTTGATTCGGTCGTGACGACCGGGAATGTGGGTGGCTTGGGAGAAATACTTGGGATTGACAGTGTCAGAGGCATCCTGGATCTGTTGGAATCAGATGAGATGCGTCACTTCTACAGTGGCGGTAGATACTGGAGAACCTGTTACTCTGACGGATCGATTTTCGCGTTGGAAGATCTTCGAAGTTATCGCTGA
- a CDS encoding prenyltransferase/squalene oxidase repeat-containing protein, whose translation MPKLDQRDKQRGTETAVPAGETSEHDEEASTEEIIKRSAPPWLISTVFHLVVLLVLALISTPAGTSLGHLMLEIGSSEGTDDVALAEFSIESSDISMTASELVTELESEVDIASIFDDINDADTNDLSAVPIGVGPAVDIAAPMFNGRSGAMKQMLLSLYGGTSQTQDAVEMGLEWLQRNQQSDGHWSMHGPYSDGAIAENKPAATAMALLAFLGDGNTHERGRYAKNVERGIKFLAKQQNRSGFMATQARGHEQAYAQAQATIVLCELYGMTEDSWLREKAQLAIEYAQDAQSPEGGWRYYPQGDSDTSVTGWFVMALESALSAGLDVDRNVLYKVEGYLDAAQELNGAVYAYQPRGRISSAMTAEGLLCRQYLGWPRNHPRMIEGIDILWDKYPFSIRRRDVYYWYYATQVLHHFGGEPWKRWNNRMRSELPAAQEKKGAERGSWDPQLDEYNGSGRLYTTCLSLYCLEVYYRHMPLYADWANKKADD comes from the coding sequence ATGCCAAAATTGGATCAGCGAGACAAACAACGAGGGACGGAAACTGCGGTACCCGCAGGCGAAACGTCAGAGCATGACGAGGAAGCATCGACCGAAGAGATCATCAAGCGATCCGCGCCGCCATGGCTGATCAGTACGGTCTTTCACCTGGTTGTGTTGCTGGTCCTTGCCTTGATCTCGACACCCGCTGGCACATCGCTAGGGCATTTGATGCTGGAGATCGGCAGTAGCGAAGGCACGGACGACGTTGCATTGGCGGAATTCTCGATTGAGTCAAGCGACATTTCCATGACAGCCTCGGAATTGGTGACCGAGTTGGAATCCGAAGTCGATATCGCTTCTATTTTTGATGACATCAACGATGCGGACACAAATGATTTGTCGGCAGTCCCGATCGGCGTTGGTCCAGCCGTCGATATCGCGGCACCTATGTTTAACGGTCGCAGCGGTGCGATGAAGCAAATGCTGTTGTCGCTTTACGGAGGGACATCGCAAACGCAAGATGCTGTTGAAATGGGATTGGAATGGCTCCAGCGCAACCAGCAGTCAGATGGACACTGGAGTATGCACGGTCCGTATAGCGATGGTGCGATTGCCGAGAACAAGCCAGCGGCGACCGCGATGGCTCTGTTGGCGTTTTTGGGTGACGGCAATACTCACGAACGCGGACGCTATGCCAAGAATGTGGAACGTGGCATCAAGTTTCTTGCAAAGCAGCAGAACCGCAGCGGATTCATGGCCACCCAAGCTCGAGGACACGAACAGGCCTACGCTCAGGCTCAAGCGACCATCGTCCTTTGCGAACTCTACGGGATGACCGAAGATTCGTGGCTGCGTGAAAAAGCTCAATTGGCCATCGAGTACGCTCAGGACGCTCAAAGTCCGGAAGGTGGTTGGCGGTACTATCCCCAAGGAGATTCGGATACGTCTGTGACGGGGTGGTTTGTGATGGCGCTCGAGAGTGCCTTGTCGGCTGGACTCGATGTGGACCGCAACGTGTTGTACAAAGTCGAAGGTTACCTGGATGCTGCCCAGGAACTCAACGGTGCCGTCTACGCCTATCAGCCTCGTGGCCGGATCAGTTCCGCGATGACTGCCGAAGGACTGCTGTGTCGGCAGTATTTAGGTTGGCCCCGGAACCATCCGCGGATGATCGAAGGCATTGATATTCTTTGGGATAAATACCCATTCAGCATTCGCCGGCGTGACGTTTACTATTGGTACTATGCAACTCAGGTGCTCCACCATTTTGGTGGCGAACCGTGGAAACGTTGGAATAATCGGATGCGTTCGGAGTTGCCAGCCGCTCAAGAGAAGAAGGGTGCGGAACGTGGAAGTTGGGATCCGCAACTGGATGAGTACAACGGCTCAGGTCGCTTGTACACAACATGCCTATCGCTCTACTGCTTAGAGGTCTATTACCGACACATGCCTTTGTACGCCGATTGGGCAAACAAAAAGGCTGACGATTAG
- a CDS encoding tyrosine-type recombinase/integrase, whose translation MDEPLKNADTRLAKPGDADLVPVATIQGVSVRNQTDNEMPALVAAGGAAAQFAWEEFIYGKIRNPHTRAAYAHAVSQFLRHCKSIDKELPTITPRDVGSYLDGLAYAPATKKLHLSALRHFFDTLVTRHVVVLNAAASVRGERLQVVEGKTPEMSTQQARKLMSSIDVESIVGLRDRAIIGILIYTAARVGAIAKLQMQHYFDTGEQYCLRFTEKGGKSREIPVRHDLQQFITAYRTSGVLDNADKSTPLFRSVVRRTKRLTENAMTAGDIGRMLKRRLRNAGLPSRLSPHSFRVTTITDLLSQGVPLEDVQNLAGHADPRTTRLYDRRQRKVTRNIVERISI comes from the coding sequence ATGGATGAGCCGTTAAAAAATGCAGATACTCGGTTAGCCAAACCCGGTGATGCGGATCTGGTTCCCGTGGCGACTATTCAGGGGGTCTCGGTTCGTAACCAGACGGACAACGAGATGCCCGCTCTGGTCGCTGCTGGGGGCGCTGCTGCGCAGTTTGCTTGGGAAGAGTTCATCTACGGGAAGATACGCAATCCTCATACACGGGCCGCTTACGCCCACGCAGTCAGCCAATTCCTGCGTCACTGCAAATCAATCGACAAAGAGCTGCCAACAATCACCCCTCGCGATGTTGGGAGCTACTTGGATGGGCTTGCCTACGCTCCCGCAACCAAGAAGTTGCATCTGTCAGCACTTCGGCATTTTTTCGACACGCTCGTAACGCGACATGTGGTCGTGCTAAATGCAGCGGCGTCAGTCCGTGGTGAACGGTTGCAAGTCGTTGAAGGCAAAACCCCCGAAATGTCTACTCAACAAGCACGAAAATTGATGAGCAGTATTGATGTTGAATCGATCGTGGGACTGCGTGATCGTGCCATCATCGGCATCCTGATCTACACAGCCGCTCGCGTCGGAGCGATTGCCAAGCTCCAAATGCAACACTACTTCGACACGGGCGAGCAATACTGCCTGCGATTCACAGAAAAAGGTGGCAAGTCACGCGAGATCCCCGTCCGACACGATCTGCAGCAATTCATCACCGCCTATCGCACCTCTGGTGTTCTCGACAATGCCGATAAATCAACACCGCTATTCCGCTCAGTGGTTCGCCGAACCAAACGGCTCACCGAAAACGCCATGACTGCCGGCGATATAGGCAGAATGTTGAAACGCCGACTCAGGAATGCCGGCTTACCATCCCGGTTGTCGCCACATTCCTTTCGCGTCACCACGATCACCGACCTACTCAGTCAAGGCGTGCCCCTAGAAGACGTCCAAAACCTCGCCGGCCACGCCGATCCCAGAACAACACGGCTTTACGATCGAAGGCAGCGAAAGGTGACTCGCAACATCGTTGAGCGAATCTCGATCTGA
- a CDS encoding ROK family transcriptional regulator, translated as MKGVSPARPKLLSKLNQSIVLDSIRQHGPSTRAEMSSRLGVTFPTANKAVAALLEARLLEEYDDDHVSRGRPAKRVRLATEFAQVIGVELDGRTCQIVAAGFDGKSLPSTLASFSTPSSYPQLLSTLENQLRPLLSSETKTTLGIGVTVPGLVDRSDQTVHFSANLPILNQQPIVENISSFAGVPCTMVHDSHALCLAECMFGTDAEHSQSFVMLVHRVGIGLGVMINGQFLTGRDGFAGEIGHAPMIANGRRCSCGRKGCLETVASEWSMLQELSKQIERTATMQELIVLAEKGDSFVMDLLTQSCHFLAMTVANVINLFNPGIVYVHGRLFREVPWLMGKLEKETGQMALTPAMERCEFRLAGTSLLDGSIATIIDHIISLRQS; from the coding sequence ATGAAGGGTGTTAGTCCCGCTCGACCGAAATTGCTGAGCAAATTGAATCAATCGATTGTTCTCGATTCCATTCGGCAGCATGGCCCCTCGACACGTGCCGAAATGAGTAGCCGATTGGGCGTGACCTTTCCAACAGCCAACAAGGCGGTTGCGGCATTGCTCGAAGCTCGCTTGCTCGAAGAGTACGATGATGATCATGTCAGTCGTGGGCGACCGGCGAAACGAGTCCGCTTGGCAACCGAATTTGCCCAAGTGATCGGCGTCGAACTCGATGGAAGAACGTGTCAAATCGTTGCTGCGGGGTTCGATGGGAAGTCGCTACCATCGACACTCGCATCCTTCTCCACGCCGAGCAGCTATCCCCAATTGTTATCGACATTGGAAAACCAGCTTCGGCCGCTACTCAGCAGCGAAACAAAGACGACGCTCGGAATCGGCGTTACCGTACCAGGACTCGTCGACCGCAGCGATCAAACCGTTCATTTTTCGGCGAACCTACCAATCCTGAACCAGCAACCGATTGTTGAGAACATCTCATCTTTTGCGGGCGTTCCTTGCACGATGGTTCACGACTCCCACGCGCTCTGCTTGGCCGAGTGCATGTTCGGCACTGACGCCGAGCATAGTCAGAGTTTTGTCATGTTGGTGCATCGCGTTGGCATCGGATTAGGAGTCATGATCAATGGTCAGTTTTTGACCGGTCGAGATGGGTTTGCAGGCGAGATCGGCCATGCGCCGATGATCGCCAATGGCAGAAGGTGCTCGTGTGGGCGAAAGGGATGCTTGGAAACCGTTGCCAGCGAGTGGTCGATGTTGCAGGAGCTTTCCAAGCAGATCGAACGCACTGCCACAATGCAAGAACTGATTGTGCTTGCGGAAAAAGGGGACTCGTTTGTGATGGACTTGCTGACTCAGTCATGCCACTTTCTTGCAATGACCGTCGCCAATGTGATCAACTTGTTCAACCCTGGCATCGTCTATGTTCATGGCCGATTGTTCCGAGAGGTCCCCTGGTTGATGGGAAAGCTAGAAAAAGAAACCGGACAAATGGCGTTGACACCTGCCATGGAGCGATGTGAGTTCCGGCTCGCCGGGACGTCACTGCTCGATGGCAGCATCGCAACGATCATCGACCACATCATTTCGCTGCGACAATCCTGA
- a CDS encoding N-6 DNA methylase, translating into MQHVWVALATLIFLRWADFQDAEREAIAAFDEDDFTPVLPSQLHWRSWCELPPEQLSETLKLVMGRIVNHEPDSALAVQLSRITPGLEVLLWYPPDVVKSMCDWLRSHQIETPAERLALRRIFDECLASADVEDAGMMRTPIEVVNVMVRLADPKLGESVYDPCIGTGRFLTRAIDYVHKMTDMSDPLKLQSGKPLLSVAGVELDEHQYVIALTRLVLSGVVEPQLERGSSLERDGAGNPHHELFDVVLGNPPWGMKIDTDGLGQYPVPTNDSASLFVQHALSNLRPGGRLMMTVPPSLLFSQKDQPLREFLIEQNQLETVISLPSKLFKPYTSVGFTLLEVVRGGETKSVRFIDGDAIYRENREDLEMSYTVDELCIKFWNHARRPDSNTTYRVEGVSKLADREFDLTPRAGTESKLEATLEALSSDIPIQTLGEVCQILRGHNIPTRELMESPPRSNYKPSGTTLFDEVEVEEINPQRPFDFADEAIPYLRIKDIQGGSITSGSSWLMPAAASNLDPRKKVRGGDVLLSKSGTIGKTGIVRDQASGGVASSGLFVLRVQPGIDPNYLVAYLQSEDARTWLDERARGSAARHLSAKTLESLPIPVPAMQVQERVIQAVNNERDDAIATLASVSTDQKSTEITNAIYRWIDEEIRRIALHRIVDQQANENRDTIESMARRKGIPVKWNVSANLISCLEDTAHYGSPLHICQKCGNPYLVDFINGTRNSPAGYNQVVYESCVPCFVDAGPSEFTIESIRECTALAPWAIAMSEAIDQMTLLTAIINDGASLLATLQATRAMFKSSQKLIPDSEKSGKPKHLVSEFLNLIDDCIKRMHSPPTIELTVSLASNIRREPDRFIVTVKNCGLLPVRVLRLGSVGLDIEEKRGVIPHLRDDDTTELELACLPVDGEQEVAIRWSGKRFNGVPFEGSSNLIVPAPGKQNADLQGEETPIDTTSLVSPYVCGDPITRERNDLFYGREGLIDQIRRQVQESGNLVLLEGNRRSGKSSILRHLEGTDSIPNWLCVYCSVHSAEGDNDGRVSAASFFQRFALQIARAVRDAFGRVTFPDGSIATNRRAVSQSVRDLIGKEMPFSDFQEFVETAVEHLEASGMSLLLMLDEFDKLQDDIERGELPSQFLLNLRSLVQSTPRFTMLITGSLRLQRLREEYWSALYGLGTRYGVTALSDDDARRLIVEPVNGMLQFSEEVIQQIISLTAGQPYLIQCVCYRAFDLATRQQVTRIKSEHMFDAIMELLQDNEHFAAIWDYAHLHRRKLLLAIIRAETKQSNSPPRFGMLQEKLADAGIFLPDEDLDRDLADLLELELIAKTGPSSDRKYGLAVPLMGMWIDLHQDIAVLKSRALTESEEQPTNAKIREMKHLSREVKRLQEDLEDE; encoded by the coding sequence GTGCAGCACGTTTGGGTGGCGTTGGCTACACTGATATTTTTGCGCTGGGCAGATTTTCAGGATGCTGAACGGGAAGCCATCGCAGCATTCGATGAAGATGACTTTACGCCCGTATTGCCTTCACAGTTGCACTGGCGAAGCTGGTGCGAATTACCGCCAGAACAGCTTTCCGAAACGTTGAAATTGGTGATGGGACGGATCGTCAATCACGAACCTGACTCAGCGCTTGCTGTGCAACTCTCGCGGATCACGCCCGGCCTGGAGGTGCTGCTGTGGTATCCGCCGGATGTCGTCAAGTCGATGTGCGATTGGCTGCGTTCACACCAGATCGAAACACCTGCGGAACGACTCGCACTTCGTCGCATATTCGACGAATGCCTAGCTAGTGCCGATGTGGAAGATGCAGGAATGATGCGGACGCCGATCGAAGTCGTTAATGTGATGGTGCGATTAGCTGATCCCAAGTTAGGTGAATCGGTCTACGATCCATGCATCGGCACTGGTCGTTTCCTGACGCGGGCAATCGATTATGTTCACAAGATGACAGACATGTCGGATCCGCTAAAATTGCAATCCGGTAAGCCGCTACTCAGCGTGGCGGGCGTGGAACTGGATGAACACCAGTACGTCATCGCACTGACTCGCTTGGTGCTGTCGGGCGTCGTCGAGCCACAACTTGAACGTGGTAGTAGTTTGGAACGCGACGGCGCGGGCAATCCTCATCACGAATTGTTCGATGTCGTGCTAGGCAATCCGCCATGGGGAATGAAAATCGATACCGATGGACTGGGGCAGTATCCTGTACCAACGAACGATTCGGCATCGCTGTTCGTGCAACATGCCCTAAGCAATTTGAGGCCTGGCGGTCGATTGATGATGACAGTGCCGCCCAGCTTACTTTTCAGCCAAAAAGACCAACCGCTGCGTGAGTTTCTAATTGAACAAAACCAACTTGAGACGGTGATCTCGCTGCCATCGAAACTGTTCAAGCCTTATACATCGGTCGGCTTCACGCTTCTGGAGGTCGTCCGTGGTGGCGAAACAAAGAGTGTTCGATTTATTGATGGTGATGCTATCTATCGCGAAAACCGCGAAGACTTAGAAATGTCTTATACCGTGGACGAGCTGTGCATCAAGTTTTGGAATCATGCCCGGCGTCCCGATTCGAACACGACGTACCGCGTCGAAGGCGTTTCAAAGTTGGCGGATCGTGAGTTTGATTTGACACCGCGAGCAGGTACGGAAAGCAAGTTAGAAGCGACACTGGAAGCATTATCCAGTGACATTCCGATTCAAACGCTTGGCGAAGTTTGCCAAATCTTGCGTGGTCACAACATCCCAACACGGGAGCTAATGGAATCGCCACCGCGATCCAACTACAAACCATCGGGAACAACGCTATTTGACGAAGTGGAAGTAGAGGAAATCAATCCACAACGCCCATTCGATTTTGCCGATGAAGCAATCCCTTATCTGCGAATCAAGGATATTCAGGGCGGCTCGATTACCAGTGGGTCATCGTGGCTGATGCCCGCTGCTGCTTCAAACCTAGATCCAAGAAAGAAAGTTCGTGGCGGCGACGTCTTGCTGTCCAAATCCGGGACGATCGGCAAAACTGGAATTGTTCGCGATCAAGCGAGCGGCGGTGTCGCGTCCAGTGGGCTGTTCGTCCTCCGAGTCCAACCCGGCATCGATCCAAATTACCTTGTGGCGTACCTACAAAGCGAAGACGCAAGAACCTGGCTCGACGAACGAGCCCGAGGATCTGCGGCTCGGCACCTTTCGGCGAAGACGCTGGAATCGTTACCCATCCCCGTTCCAGCGATGCAGGTTCAAGAACGAGTGATCCAAGCGGTGAATAACGAACGCGATGATGCGATCGCAACGCTTGCGAGTGTATCAACAGATCAAAAAAGCACCGAAATCACCAATGCGATTTATCGATGGATTGATGAGGAAATTCGCCGCATCGCATTACATCGAATCGTGGATCAACAAGCTAATGAAAACCGCGATACAATTGAATCAATGGCCCGACGTAAGGGCATCCCGGTGAAATGGAACGTATCAGCCAACTTAATTTCATGCCTAGAAGATACTGCACATTACGGATCGCCGCTGCATATTTGCCAGAAGTGCGGAAATCCCTATTTAGTCGACTTTATAAATGGAACTCGCAATTCTCCGGCTGGCTACAACCAAGTTGTTTACGAATCGTGTGTTCCTTGCTTTGTAGACGCCGGACCGAGTGAATTCACGATTGAATCGATTCGTGAATGCACCGCACTGGCTCCATGGGCTATCGCGATGAGCGAAGCAATCGACCAAATGACGTTGTTGACGGCAATCATTAACGACGGTGCGAGCTTGCTGGCCACCTTACAGGCCACGCGAGCGATGTTTAAATCATCGCAAAAGTTGATCCCTGACTCTGAAAAGAGCGGTAAACCCAAACACTTAGTTTCCGAATTTCTGAATCTGATCGACGATTGCATCAAACGTATGCACTCGCCACCGACAATTGAGCTGACCGTTTCGCTCGCTTCGAATATTAGGCGAGAGCCGGATAGATTTATCGTCACAGTCAAGAATTGTGGTCTGCTGCCTGTTCGCGTTTTACGCCTTGGTTCAGTCGGGCTCGATATTGAAGAAAAGAGAGGTGTAATCCCGCACCTGCGCGATGATGATACTACGGAACTCGAATTGGCATGCCTTCCGGTTGACGGTGAACAAGAAGTGGCCATTCGTTGGTCCGGCAAGCGTTTTAATGGTGTCCCATTTGAGGGAAGCTCTAACTTAATTGTACCGGCGCCTGGCAAGCAAAACGCTGATTTGCAGGGTGAAGAAACACCTATCGACACCACAAGCTTAGTCAGTCCTTACGTTTGCGGAGATCCGATCACACGCGAGCGAAACGATCTGTTCTACGGTCGTGAAGGATTGATTGACCAAATACGAAGACAAGTGCAAGAGAGTGGTAATCTGGTGCTGCTCGAAGGCAACCGTCGTTCTGGTAAATCGTCGATCCTAAGACATCTCGAAGGAACCGACTCGATTCCAAATTGGCTGTGTGTTTATTGCAGCGTTCACTCCGCCGAAGGGGACAACGACGGGCGAGTGTCGGCGGCAAGTTTCTTTCAGAGGTTTGCCTTGCAAATCGCGCGAGCAGTGCGTGATGCTTTTGGCCGCGTCACTTTCCCCGATGGCTCAATTGCAACAAATCGCAGGGCGGTGTCACAGAGCGTACGCGACCTGATTGGCAAGGAAATGCCGTTCAGTGACTTTCAAGAGTTTGTTGAAACTGCTGTGGAACACTTGGAGGCTTCTGGGATGAGCTTGCTGTTGATGTTAGATGAGTTTGACAAGCTGCAAGACGATATTGAGCGTGGTGAACTGCCGAGCCAGTTTTTATTGAATCTAAGAAGCCTTGTTCAAAGCACACCACGGTTCACCATGTTGATTACCGGATCGCTTCGATTGCAGCGGCTTCGCGAAGAGTATTGGTCGGCACTCTACGGTCTTGGGACACGATACGGCGTCACGGCACTTAGCGACGATGACGCGCGGCGACTGATTGTTGAACCTGTCAACGGCATGCTGCAATTCTCTGAAGAAGTGATCCAACAGATCATCAGTTTGACCGCTGGACAGCCTTATCTGATTCAGTGTGTTTGTTATCGTGCCTTCGACTTGGCAACACGACAGCAGGTCACGCGGATCAAGTCTGAGCACATGTTCGATGCGATCATGGAATTGCTACAAGATAACGAGCACTTTGCTGCGATCTGGGATTACGCCCACTTGCATCGCCGGAAACTGCTGTTGGCGATCATTCGTGCTGAGACAAAGCAATCGAATTCGCCGCCTCGATTTGGAATGCTGCAGGAAAAATTGGCTGATGCGGGAATCTTTTTGCCCGATGAAGATCTGGATCGCGATCTTGCCGACCTATTGGAACTGGAATTGATTGCCAAGACGGGGCCTTCATCGGATCGGAAATACGGTCTTGCTGTTCCGTTAATGGGGATGTGGATTGATTTGCACCAAGACATTGCCGTTTTGAAGTCGCGAGCACTGACAGAGTCGGAAGAACAGCCAACAAATGCCAAAATTCGGGAGATGAAGCATCTTTCACGTGAAGTCAAACGACTGCAAGAGGATTTAGAAGATGAGTGA
- a CDS encoding prepilin-type N-terminal cleavage/methylation domain-containing protein, which translates to MKRTKKSGFSLLEVIAAVVILAVVAAATVATVAPMRAKSEEKLAEQESATLNSMSQTYFLETGAFPRSVSDLVTEGYLSNTTQADQDRITSIRRNYTYTRTTGTFTKR; encoded by the coding sequence ATGAAACGTACCAAAAAGAGTGGTTTTTCTCTGTTGGAAGTGATCGCAGCCGTTGTGATTTTGGCGGTTGTTGCCGCTGCAACCGTTGCAACCGTCGCACCGATGCGAGCGAAGAGCGAAGAGAAATTGGCCGAACAGGAATCGGCAACGCTGAACAGCATGTCGCAAACCTACTTCTTGGAGACCGGCGCGTTTCCCCGCAGCGTTAGCGACTTGGTGACCGAAGGTTACCTTTCGAACACGACTCAGGCCGACCAAGACCGAATCACCTCAATTCGTCGCAACTACACTTACACGCGAACGACCGGTACGTTTACCAAACGTTGA
- a CDS encoding tyrosine-type recombinase/integrase, which translates to MPRLFHRPPKYRLHKSTNQAVVSLFGETIYLGPFGSRRSHSQYQEVLTQWEKRRHVERPITQLEDADESSKTDPEKIAASITPATLLAKVKSGVPVTISELILVYRSHTRQYYRKNGEITREAGAIDDVLRLLRRHHGNEFAQDFGPLALDELREKMIDEMDWSRGYLNKQVNRLRGMFKWAVSKELIEGSVSIALRELAGLKKGRTRARETAPVVSVPDSIIDATLKHLPKVVADMVRIQRLTSARPGEVCSMAPVDIDSSGDVWIYRPSEHKTEHFEKDRVIAIGPRAIAILTPYMDRSDDEFCFSPRESERRRREAATKRRKTSPKAGNRPGTNRVASPKRKASNRYVTDSYRRAIHRVCDNHNIEKWSPNRIRHTASTEIRKRFGIDAARAVDGHGSTSTTEIYAELDLDKAVEVMRQVG; encoded by the coding sequence ATGCCGCGTCTTTTTCACCGGCCGCCGAAATATCGGCTGCACAAATCTACCAACCAAGCCGTTGTCTCCCTGTTCGGAGAAACGATCTATCTCGGCCCCTTTGGCTCCCGCCGAAGTCATTCCCAATACCAAGAAGTCCTTACCCAATGGGAGAAACGCCGGCACGTCGAACGGCCCATCACCCAGCTCGAAGATGCCGATGAATCGAGCAAGACTGATCCAGAGAAAATCGCGGCCTCGATTACGCCCGCGACACTACTAGCAAAGGTCAAATCCGGCGTTCCCGTGACCATCAGCGAGCTGATCCTGGTCTACCGAAGTCACACTCGCCAATATTACCGCAAAAATGGTGAGATCACTCGCGAAGCAGGGGCGATCGATGATGTGCTGCGGTTGCTCAGGCGGCATCACGGCAACGAATTCGCCCAAGACTTCGGTCCGCTCGCTCTCGACGAACTGCGTGAAAAGATGATCGACGAGATGGATTGGTCACGAGGCTACCTGAACAAACAGGTCAATCGGCTCCGTGGCATGTTCAAGTGGGCGGTGTCAAAAGAATTGATCGAAGGCTCCGTATCAATTGCCCTGCGAGAACTGGCCGGACTAAAGAAAGGACGAACGCGAGCACGCGAAACGGCTCCCGTTGTGTCTGTGCCCGACTCCATTATCGATGCGACGCTGAAACATTTGCCCAAAGTGGTCGCTGACATGGTCCGTATTCAGCGGTTGACCAGTGCTCGTCCGGGCGAGGTTTGCTCAATGGCACCCGTTGACATTGATTCCAGTGGTGATGTTTGGATTTACCGACCTTCGGAGCATAAAACCGAACATTTTGAAAAGGATCGCGTTATCGCCATCGGTCCTCGGGCGATTGCGATTCTTACTCCTTATATGGACCGATCCGACGATGAGTTTTGTTTTTCACCTCGTGAATCCGAACGAAGGCGACGTGAAGCAGCCACCAAGCGACGGAAAACATCGCCGAAAGCGGGCAATCGCCCCGGCACCAACCGAGTTGCCTCGCCAAAGCGGAAAGCAAGCAACCGCTACGTCACCGATAGTTATCGGCGAGCAATTCATCGCGTTTGTGACAACCACAACATCGAAAAGTGGTCACCCAATCGAATTCGGCATACCGCATCGACCGAAATTCGAAAACGCTTCGGTATTGACGCCGCCCGTGCCGTCGATGGCCACGGTTCAACCAGTACCACTGAAATTTATGCGGAATTGGATTTGGATAAAGCCGTCGAAGTCATGCGACAAGTGGGATGA